One Nicotiana tomentosiformis chromosome 4, ASM39032v3, whole genome shotgun sequence genomic window carries:
- the LOC104094607 gene encoding NAC domain-containing protein 2-like: MVGKNCSEELPPGFRFHPTDEELIMYYLRNQATSRPCPVSIIPEVDVYKFDPWELPEKAEFGEREWYFFTPRDRKYPNGVRPNRAAVSGYWKATGTDKAIYSGSKYVGIKKALVFYEGRPPKGIKTDWIMHEYRLSESRSQPIRLNGSMRLDDWVLCRIYKKKNLGRAMEMMKVEEDTKQPEILSTNPVEIVAATGPQTLKLPRACSLSHLLEMDYFGSISQLFDDNSYNANNQNTMTNVNVGNVPHHAMEKFQLGELSHQYMTSTNVNGNVPIFVNPAFQFQ; encoded by the exons atggttgGGAAAAATTGCTCCGAGGAGCTTCCTCCTGGATTTAGGTTCCATCCCACCGATGAAGAATTAATCATGTATTATCTTCGTAATCAAGCAACCTCAAGGCCTTGTCCTGTTTCAATCATCCCCGAAGTTGATGTCTATAAGTTCGATCCTTGGGAATTGCCTG AGAAAGCTGAATTTGGGGAAAGGGAATGGTACTTTTTCACCCCTCGTGATCGGAAATACCCAAATGGAGTGAGGCCAAATAGAGCAGCTGTATCAGGTTATTGGAAGGCTACAGGCACAGATAAAGCAATCTATAGTGGATCAAAATATGTTGGTATTAAGAAGGCTCTTGTTTTCTATGAAGGAAGACCTCCTAAGGGTATTAAGACTGATTGGATCATGCATGAATATCGATTAAGTGAATCCAGATCTCAACCAATCAGGCTAAATGGCTCCATGAGG TTGGATGATTGGGTACTTTGTAGAATTTATAAGAAGAAGAATTTGGGAAGAGCTATGGAGATGATGAAAGTTGAAGAAGATACAAAACAGCCAGAAATATTGAGTACTAATCCTGTTGAAATTGTTGCTGCTACTGGACCACAAACATTGAAATTGCCAAGGGCTTGTTCACTATCTCATCTATTGGAAATGGATTATTTTGGTTCAATTTCACAACTATTTGATGACAATTCATACAACGCTAACAACCAAAACACAATGACCAATGTTAATGTTGGAAATGTGCCTCATCATGCCATGGAAAAATTTCAGCTAGGGGAATTGTCACACCAGTACATGACTAGTACCAACGTTAATGGAAATGTCCCAATTTTTGTGAATCCAGCCTTTCAGTTCCAGTGA